In the genome of Segatella copri, one region contains:
- a CDS encoding two-component regulator propeller domain-containing protein, giving the protein MKTINQLIITMMICLFSIQAWAQSGKLFNTDNQLSSNFATQVFQDKSGFIWIATRNGLNTYDGYHITVIKKDMSNFLGLNSNYINSIAQDEKEHILLGTNNSLLEFTGSEFLKIPMLDSKGGELATYVKQVYPLKNKDVAVATSGYGIMLKKQDEQKCHAMKGEVEKLKYILKLLEDKRGRLWIITEDGKLYRKETNGRVTSHFSGTEGVGAQDILQDALGNIYLASKNQGVYLLRAGSNAFTRISNIGNLPIENIYISRNNKLYIGCDGLGIYVYDPQTGFLQDNPLFSRLVNLAKSKITSIIEDNQGNIWVSMLQKGVFMQRNIQNDFNYMGFRLGNRNVIGENCVTSLSINQGNQVWVGTDKDGLYLFNIATRSVEGHFLNQNTVLTLCKDQQGRTWVGTYTDGLGYMDAAGSFHPVDLGISKSVGIFDIKQDPQGNIWIATMGEGLFCLQKDGSRRNYKAKYGADNNIKVNSLPNDYLIKMALSKDGSHVYIATSVGLACLDRKRNSWVSTFKGINCLNKNSFSHCVFVDSKDHVWYGTEDGAFCFDFRKGIKPKLYTTANGLTDNCVASITEDYQGNIWLGTIKGLNKLALKSGTITKFYAESGLQSNEFSDASVCTTQDGKTILMGGSGGLNWFQADQVRQHPWQAKVVISGFILNNKMVTPGMKSGSYTITDNWSTLSRDFQLSHEDNTFTLQLSTLTYNDVEQISYVYSINGDAWRTVPAGQNELAFSHMAPGRYKYRIKAICNGYETPVKEFTITIHPAWYASIWAKLFYLLLLIAAIMLYLRHRKHQMEDQLILQQHIHAEEMGEAKIKFFMNISHEIRTPLTLIITPLLSLIKEDKEPHRQGIYEIIRKNSERILHLINQMMDLRKIDKGQMMMRMCQTDMVAFINEEYELFKQQALAKNIDFEYQHDSEELPVWIDRNNFDKVIINILSNAFKFTPTAGHILLSLTHTDHHAYISIKDSGIGIPKDKLETIFQRFYQSPSDPNDRNIGTGIGLDLTRSLVELHYGSISARNNEGEKGSKFEHGSEFIIRIPLGKDHLKPEELIDEEEVKEKQNLELAEVKQLEQEVKETENAEKSESAAITTDMQSKLPASARGNKAEIVIVEDEEDIQDYLKAQLASDFKIRTYPNGKVALNEILKNKPDLIISDVMMPEMDGTTLCTKLKANINTNDVPIILLTAKSREEDQLEGLQTGADAYILKPFNMDILRRTIINLLTMRRTLKNKFTGKESQEEKVEQRKIQTPDDALMQRVMEVINENIGDSDLSVDMIAQKVGISRVHLHRKMKELTNQTPHSFIRNIRLQQAAKLLKDGKQSITDVMYICGFSNSASFSTMFKNLYGCSPREYMQNAIKE; this is encoded by the coding sequence ATGAAAACTATAAACCAATTAATCATCACGATGATGATTTGCCTCTTCTCCATCCAGGCATGGGCACAGAGCGGCAAACTCTTTAACACAGACAATCAGCTCTCGAGTAACTTCGCCACGCAGGTGTTCCAGGACAAGAGCGGATTCATCTGGATAGCCACCCGCAACGGTTTGAACACCTACGATGGTTACCACATCACCGTAATAAAGAAGGATATGTCAAATTTTTTAGGTCTCAACAGCAACTACATCAATAGCATTGCTCAAGACGAGAAGGAACATATCCTGCTAGGTACCAACAACTCTCTATTGGAATTTACGGGAAGCGAATTCCTAAAAATCCCTATGCTCGATTCCAAAGGCGGAGAACTCGCCACCTACGTAAAGCAGGTATATCCCCTGAAGAATAAAGACGTAGCCGTGGCTACATCCGGTTATGGCATCATGCTCAAAAAGCAGGATGAACAAAAATGCCATGCCATGAAGGGAGAGGTGGAAAAACTGAAATATATCCTCAAACTCCTGGAAGACAAACGGGGCAGACTCTGGATCATCACCGAAGACGGAAAACTCTACCGCAAGGAAACTAACGGCAGAGTCACCTCCCACTTTTCCGGTACCGAAGGCGTGGGCGCACAGGATATCCTGCAGGATGCCCTGGGCAACATCTATCTCGCCAGCAAGAACCAGGGCGTATATCTGCTCAGGGCAGGAAGCAACGCCTTTACCCGAATCAGCAACATCGGAAACCTGCCCATCGAGAACATCTATATCAGCCGCAACAACAAACTCTATATCGGCTGCGACGGACTGGGCATCTATGTATATGACCCTCAGACCGGATTCCTGCAGGATAACCCGCTCTTCAGCCGACTGGTGAACCTGGCAAAAAGCAAGATAACCAGCATCATAGAAGACAACCAGGGCAACATCTGGGTGAGCATGCTGCAGAAAGGCGTGTTCATGCAGCGCAACATACAGAACGACTTCAACTATATGGGCTTCCGCCTGGGCAACCGCAACGTGATTGGCGAAAACTGCGTTACCAGCCTCAGCATCAACCAGGGCAACCAGGTGTGGGTGGGTACCGACAAGGATGGCCTATACCTATTTAATATAGCAACCCGCAGCGTAGAGGGACATTTCCTGAACCAGAACACCGTGCTCACCCTCTGTAAGGACCAACAGGGCAGGACCTGGGTGGGAACCTATACCGACGGTCTGGGCTATATGGATGCAGCCGGAAGCTTCCACCCCGTTGATTTGGGCATCAGCAAGTCGGTGGGCATCTTCGATATCAAGCAAGACCCACAGGGCAACATCTGGATAGCCACCATGGGCGAAGGTCTCTTCTGCCTGCAGAAAGACGGAAGCCGAAGGAACTACAAGGCTAAATATGGTGCAGATAACAACATCAAGGTCAACAGCCTGCCCAACGATTACCTCATCAAGATGGCCTTATCAAAGGATGGCAGCCACGTGTATATAGCCACCTCTGTGGGACTGGCGTGCCTCGACCGCAAGCGAAACAGCTGGGTTTCCACCTTCAAGGGCATCAACTGCCTGAACAAAAACAGTTTTTCGCACTGCGTGTTTGTAGATAGCAAAGACCACGTATGGTATGGCACCGAGGATGGAGCCTTCTGCTTCGACTTCAGGAAAGGCATCAAGCCAAAACTGTATACCACAGCCAACGGACTCACCGACAACTGCGTGGCAAGCATTACCGAGGACTACCAGGGCAATATATGGTTAGGAACCATCAAGGGACTCAACAAACTGGCTCTCAAGAGCGGAACAATCACCAAGTTCTATGCCGAAAGCGGACTGCAGAGCAACGAGTTCAGCGACGCTTCCGTATGCACCACACAGGATGGAAAAACCATCCTGATGGGCGGTTCGGGCGGACTCAACTGGTTCCAGGCAGACCAAGTAAGACAGCACCCATGGCAGGCAAAGGTAGTTATCTCGGGTTTCATCTTGAACAACAAGATGGTGACTCCGGGCATGAAGTCGGGCAGCTATACCATCACGGACAACTGGTCAACCTTGTCCCGTGATTTCCAGCTTTCTCACGAAGACAACACCTTTACCCTGCAGCTCTCTACCCTCACCTATAATGATGTGGAGCAGATAAGCTATGTGTACAGCATCAACGGCGATGCCTGGCGCACCGTGCCAGCCGGACAGAACGAACTTGCCTTCTCTCACATGGCTCCAGGCAGATACAAATACCGCATCAAGGCCATCTGCAACGGCTACGAAACACCGGTGAAGGAGTTCACCATCACCATTCACCCAGCCTGGTATGCCAGCATCTGGGCAAAGCTCTTCTATCTGCTGCTTCTCATAGCAGCCATCATGCTCTACCTGCGCCACCGCAAGCACCAGATGGAAGACCAGCTCATCCTGCAGCAGCACATCCACGCCGAAGAGATGGGCGAGGCGAAGATCAAGTTCTTCATGAACATCAGTCATGAAATCCGTACGCCGCTCACGCTCATCATCACGCCGCTGCTCTCGCTCATCAAGGAAGACAAGGAGCCTCACCGTCAGGGCATCTACGAGATTATCCGAAAGAACTCGGAACGTATCCTCCACCTCATCAACCAGATGATGGACCTGAGAAAGATAGACAAGGGACAGATGATGATGCGCATGTGCCAGACCGATATGGTGGCGTTCATCAACGAGGAATACGAACTCTTCAAGCAGCAGGCTCTGGCCAAGAACATCGACTTCGAATATCAGCATGACAGCGAAGAACTGCCCGTATGGATAGACCGAAACAACTTCGACAAGGTGATTATCAACATCCTTTCGAACGCCTTCAAGTTCACCCCTACGGCAGGCCACATCCTCCTCTCGCTCACCCACACCGACCACCATGCCTACATCAGCATCAAGGACAGCGGCATCGGCATCCCGAAGGATAAGCTGGAAACCATCTTCCAGCGCTTCTACCAGAGTCCTTCCGACCCTAACGACCGCAACATAGGCACAGGCATCGGTCTCGACCTCACCCGCTCGCTCGTGGAACTGCACTACGGCTCCATCTCTGCCCGCAACAACGAGGGCGAGAAGGGAAGCAAGTTTGAGCACGGCAGCGAGTTCATCATCCGCATTCCGCTGGGCAAGGACCATCTGAAACCCGAAGAACTCATCGACGAAGAAGAGGTGAAGGAAAAACAGAACCTGGAACTTGCCGAGGTGAAACAGCTGGAACAGGAGGTGAAGGAGACGGAAAATGCCGAAAAATCCGAAAGCGCAGCCATAACAACGGATATGCAGAGCAAGCTGCCAGCCTCAGCAAGGGGAAACAAGGCTGAAATCGTGATTGTGGAAGACGAGGAGGATATCCAGGACTATCTGAAGGCACAGCTCGCCAGCGACTTCAAGATACGCACCTATCCTAACGGCAAGGTGGCACTGAACGAGATTCTGAAGAACAAGCCAGACCTCATCATCAGCGACGTGATGATGCCGGAAATGGACGGAACCACCCTCTGCACCAAGCTGAAGGCAAATATCAATACCAACGATGTGCCTATCATCCTGCTCACCGCCAAGAGCCGAGAAGAAGACCAGCTGGAAGGTTTGCAGACCGGAGCAGATGCCTACATTCTGAAACCATTCAACATGGACATCCTGCGCCGCACCATCATCAACCTGCTCACCATGCGCCGCACGCTGAAAAATAAGTTTACGGGCAAAGAGAGTCAGGAGGAGAAGGTGGAACAAAGGAAGATTCAGACTCCAGATGATGCACTGATGCAGCGCGTGATGGAGGTGATTAACGAGAACATCGGTGATTCCGACCTGAGTGTCGATATGATAGCCCAGAAGGTGGGCATCAGCCGAGTGCACCTGCATCGCAAGATGAAGGAGCTGACCAACCAGACTCCTCACAGCTTCATCCGCAACATCCGACTGCAGCAGGCAGCCAAGTTGCTGAAGGATGGCAAGCAGAGCATCACCGACGTAATGTACATCTGCGGTTTCTCCAATTCGGCAAGCTTCAGCACCATGTTCAAGAATCTCTACGGCTGTTCTCCTAGAGAATACATGCAGAATGCCATAAAGGAGTAG
- a CDS encoding cellulase family glycosylhydrolase has protein sequence MNRTKFFMSLALAMFAMVGNAAANPAQTTDGNLPALRVEGKNLVDANGKTVVLHGVMDTPNRYFNGWRWQQWKADYSEADIKPCLEYFSKQFAAITDKEQGAYCTVFRLHMDPCWTNDPTKKAENEADISAFKMARYRLYLQKLYIPLIKDAIAHGLYVIVRPPGVCPQDISVGDKYNRYLKAVWKAFAADEYIRQNSGIISIELANEPVRVHLSDGSNSDKALHDYFQPVVDEIRAQGFKGIIWVPGAGYQSQYQNYAKHPITDSEDNFSYAVHVYSGWYGNMTDKNCNHDTFIRNFKSQVPMVETKPIMVTEIDWSPEDPDKANEGHYNEWGQWTQPNLGSWATASTSKWGMAWKAVHDHFGNIGMTITHPQEYYDIDEYLKTGKVIPGFQNAKKHNLFEECCGYACMNWYKEWYMKQTDTGIEQKVNDAEVVATYYYNIAGVKVNKPEKGIYVVKQLLKDGKARSYKVCY, from the coding sequence ATGAACAGAACGAAATTTTTCATGTCCCTGGCTCTTGCGATGTTTGCAATGGTGGGGAATGCGGCTGCCAATCCAGCCCAGACGACTGACGGAAATTTGCCGGCTCTGCGTGTAGAAGGCAAGAATCTGGTTGATGCCAACGGCAAGACCGTGGTGCTGCATGGTGTGATGGATACCCCCAACCGCTACTTCAACGGCTGGCGATGGCAACAGTGGAAGGCTGACTATTCGGAAGCCGACATCAAGCCTTGCCTGGAATATTTCTCCAAGCAGTTTGCTGCCATCACCGACAAGGAGCAGGGCGCTTACTGCACTGTGTTCCGTCTGCACATGGATCCTTGCTGGACCAACGATCCTACGAAGAAGGCAGAGAACGAGGCTGATATCTCGGCATTCAAAATGGCGCGCTATCGCCTCTATCTCCAGAAACTTTATATCCCATTGATCAAGGATGCCATTGCTCATGGGCTTTATGTCATCGTTCGTCCACCGGGAGTCTGTCCTCAGGACATTAGTGTAGGCGATAAGTACAACCGCTACCTGAAGGCAGTGTGGAAGGCCTTTGCTGCCGATGAGTATATCCGGCAGAATTCGGGTATTATCTCTATCGAACTTGCCAACGAGCCGGTGAGGGTTCATCTGAGTGATGGCTCTAATTCGGATAAAGCACTGCATGATTACTTCCAGCCGGTGGTTGACGAGATTCGCGCGCAGGGCTTCAAGGGAATCATCTGGGTGCCGGGTGCGGGCTATCAGAGCCAGTATCAGAATTACGCCAAGCATCCTATCACCGACAGCGAGGATAATTTCTCGTATGCCGTACATGTATATTCCGGCTGGTATGGCAACATGACCGACAAGAATTGCAATCACGATACCTTTATCCGCAACTTCAAGAGTCAGGTGCCGATGGTAGAGACAAAGCCTATCATGGTAACGGAGATAGACTGGAGTCCGGAAGACCCTGACAAGGCGAACGAAGGCCACTACAACGAATGGGGCCAGTGGACTCAGCCTAACCTGGGCAGCTGGGCAACGGCATCCACCTCGAAATGGGGAATGGCATGGAAGGCAGTTCACGACCATTTCGGCAACATCGGTATGACCATCACCCATCCGCAGGAGTATTACGACATAGACGAGTATCTGAAGACGGGCAAGGTGATTCCGGGCTTCCAGAATGCCAAGAAGCACAATCTCTTTGAAGAGTGCTGCGGCTATGCCTGCATGAACTGGTACAAGGAATGGTACATGAAACAGACGGATACGGGAATTGAGCAGAAAGTGAACGATGCTGAGGTTGTCGCCACCTATTATTATAATATAGCTGGTGTAAAAGTGAATAAACCTGAAAAAGGTATTTATGTAGTAAAACAATTGTTAAAGGACGGAAAAGCCCGTTCTTACAAAGTATGTTATTAA
- a CDS encoding SusC/RagA family TonB-linked outer membrane protein codes for MIEQVLTMKRTAALCLVGAFCSLNAQAQKIQVKGNLVDGTGEPLIGATVKVKGNAGVGAVTDLDGNFSISVPSENSTLVFTYVGMKTKEVKIGKKREFKLTLEDDNAIGEVVVVGYGQQKKASVVGAITQTTGKVLERAAGISDIGAALTGNLPGVVTTASSGMPGEEEPQIVIRGTSSWNNSSPLVLVDGIERPMSSVDMQSVATISVLKDASATAVYGVKGANGVILITTKRGSEGKAQISVTANAVMKIPSKLPDKYDSYDALRARNTAIEHELNISPGSFDKMKPMSFIENYRNQATLEQQERYPNVDWQKYLFKDYTMSYNANVNVAGGTKFVKYFAGVDFVSEGDLYRDFGNGRNYNTGYSYNRVNVRSNLDFSITKSTVFKVNLAGSNGVRKAPWVNSSDGYSDWQVSQQWSGAYNISPDAFLPRYSDGSWGYLPGSTNVTNSAQQVALGGTMNSTTTRITTDFVLEQKLDFITKGLSARGMISWDNTFVEKNRGIDDMNHDPQLKWIDPETGAVSYKKAYEDYDKFDYTVGNKWTTKGGEVNNWATQRNLNYQAQLNWARTFGKHSISAMGLFGRQEYATGPMIPSYREDWVFRTTYDWNSRYFFEYNGAYNGSEKFSSDNRFAFFSSGALGWMISEEPFMKYLREHKIVDMMKLRASYGEIGDDNVGDRFLYMSQWAYGGKTFMGNTDSDKESIYTWYRESSVGNPNVHWEKVKKVNFGLDYGFLGGLITGAVDFFHDTRTDILVLGNSRSMPSYFGQTAPAANLGKVTTSGYELEVKFNKVFANQMRLWANFNMTHATNEIKIKDDAALLPSYRKQAGHSIGQTYTYLDKGFIQNYDELYGSPKMDSNDGNRLPGDYYIVDFNGDGKVDNVNDIVPYGYTSSPQNTYNATIGFEYKGFSCFAQFYGVTNVTRDVTMISLVDPMLANVYNQGTWWSDDHINADVLTPRYNSKPMSNSAYYGTQYLCDGSYIRLKNVEIAYTWNGGWIKKLGLNNLKVYVSGNNLWLWTRLPDDRESNFSSNGGAYGAYPTMKRVNFGVKFNI; via the coding sequence ATGATTGAACAAGTCTTAACAATGAAACGGACAGCAGCCTTATGCTTGGTGGGAGCTTTCTGTAGCCTGAATGCTCAGGCGCAGAAGATCCAGGTCAAGGGTAATCTTGTTGACGGTACAGGTGAGCCTCTGATAGGTGCCACTGTAAAGGTAAAGGGAAATGCCGGTGTCGGTGCTGTCACCGACTTAGATGGTAATTTCAGCATCAGTGTTCCTTCAGAGAATTCTACCCTCGTATTTACATACGTAGGTATGAAGACCAAGGAAGTAAAGATTGGTAAGAAGAGAGAGTTCAAACTTACCCTCGAAGATGACAACGCCATCGGCGAAGTGGTAGTCGTTGGTTATGGTCAGCAGAAGAAAGCTTCTGTGGTGGGTGCCATTACCCAGACTACAGGTAAGGTGTTGGAGCGTGCCGCCGGTATCAGCGACATCGGTGCAGCCCTGACAGGTAACCTTCCGGGTGTTGTTACTACTGCATCTAGCGGTATGCCGGGTGAGGAGGAACCACAGATTGTGATTCGTGGTACTTCTTCTTGGAACAACTCTTCTCCTCTCGTCCTCGTGGATGGTATCGAGCGTCCTATGTCGAGCGTGGATATGCAGTCTGTTGCCACTATCTCTGTATTGAAGGATGCATCTGCCACTGCCGTTTATGGTGTGAAGGGTGCCAATGGTGTTATCTTGATTACTACCAAACGTGGTTCCGAAGGTAAGGCGCAGATTAGTGTTACTGCCAATGCCGTGATGAAGATTCCTTCTAAGCTCCCTGATAAATATGATTCATACGATGCGCTGAGAGCTAGAAATACAGCCATCGAGCATGAGTTGAACATCTCTCCTGGTAGTTTTGACAAGATGAAACCAATGAGCTTCATCGAGAACTATCGCAACCAGGCTACCTTGGAGCAGCAGGAGCGTTATCCTAATGTGGATTGGCAGAAGTATTTGTTCAAGGACTATACAATGTCTTACAATGCCAATGTCAATGTAGCAGGTGGTACCAAGTTTGTGAAGTATTTCGCTGGTGTTGACTTTGTGTCAGAGGGTGACCTTTACAGGGATTTCGGTAATGGACGTAATTATAACACAGGTTATAGCTACAATCGTGTGAACGTTCGTTCTAACCTCGACTTTAGCATCACCAAGTCTACGGTGTTCAAGGTTAACCTCGCTGGTTCCAATGGTGTGCGCAAGGCTCCTTGGGTAAATAGTAGCGACGGCTATAGCGATTGGCAAGTCAGCCAGCAGTGGTCTGGAGCCTATAATATCTCTCCAGATGCTTTCTTGCCAAGATACAGCGATGGATCTTGGGGATATTTGCCAGGTTCTACTAATGTAACTAACTCTGCTCAGCAGGTGGCTCTTGGCGGTACGATGAATTCTACGACCACTCGTATCACTACCGACTTCGTGTTGGAGCAGAAACTTGACTTCATTACCAAGGGACTTTCTGCTCGTGGTATGATTTCTTGGGACAATACCTTTGTTGAGAAGAATCGTGGTATCGATGATATGAACCATGATCCACAGCTCAAATGGATTGATCCAGAGACCGGTGCTGTATCTTATAAGAAAGCATACGAGGATTATGATAAGTTCGATTATACGGTAGGTAACAAGTGGACCACCAAAGGTGGTGAGGTTAACAACTGGGCTACTCAGCGCAACCTCAACTATCAGGCTCAGCTCAACTGGGCTCGCACATTTGGCAAACACAGTATTTCTGCCATGGGTCTTTTCGGACGTCAGGAGTATGCTACGGGACCTATGATTCCTTCTTATCGTGAGGACTGGGTGTTCCGTACCACATACGATTGGAACTCTCGTTACTTCTTCGAGTACAATGGTGCTTACAATGGTTCTGAGAAGTTCTCTTCCGACAACCGATTCGCATTCTTCAGTTCTGGTGCGCTGGGATGGATGATCTCAGAGGAACCATTCATGAAGTATCTTCGTGAGCATAAGATTGTGGATATGATGAAGCTTCGTGCTTCATACGGTGAGATAGGTGATGACAACGTAGGCGACCGCTTCCTCTATATGAGCCAGTGGGCATACGGTGGCAAGACCTTTATGGGTAACACAGATAGTGACAAGGAGTCTATCTATACTTGGTACCGTGAGTCATCCGTAGGTAATCCTAATGTACACTGGGAGAAAGTGAAGAAGGTAAACTTCGGTCTTGACTATGGCTTCTTGGGCGGCTTGATTACTGGTGCCGTGGATTTCTTCCATGATACTCGTACCGACATTTTGGTTTTAGGCAATTCTCGCTCTATGCCATCTTATTTTGGTCAGACAGCTCCAGCTGCCAACTTGGGTAAGGTGACTACCAGTGGTTATGAGTTAGAAGTGAAGTTCAATAAGGTATTTGCCAACCAGATGCGTCTTTGGGCTAACTTCAACATGACCCATGCTACCAATGAGATCAAGATTAAGGATGATGCAGCATTGCTTCCTTCTTATCGCAAGCAGGCAGGTCACTCTATCGGTCAGACCTATACTTATCTGGACAAGGGTTTCATCCAGAACTATGATGAACTCTATGGCTCACCAAAGATGGATTCAAATGATGGCAATCGCCTTCCAGGTGACTACTATATCGTAGACTTCAATGGAGATGGTAAGGTAGATAATGTGAACGATATTGTGCCTTACGGCTATACAAGCAGTCCACAGAATACATACAATGCCACTATCGGTTTCGAGTATAAGGGCTTCAGTTGTTTCGCACAGTTCTATGGTGTAACCAATGTAACTCGTGATGTAACGATGATCAGCCTTGTTGATCCTATGTTGGCTAACGTTTACAACCAAGGTACATGGTGGAGCGATGATCACATTAATGCAGATGTGTTAACACCTCGCTATAATTCCAAGCCAATGAGCAATTCGGCTTACTATGGCACACAGTATCTCTGTGATGGTTCATATATTCGTCTGAAGAACGTGGAGATTGCTTATACATGGAATGGTGGATGGATCAAAAAACTGGGTCTGAACAATCTCAAGGTCTATGTAAGTGGTAACAACCTCTGGCTTTGGACCAGACTGCCAGACGACCGTGAGTCAAACTTCTCAAGTAATGGTGGTGCCTATGGTGCTTATCCTACCATGAAGCGTGTGAACTTCGGTGTCAAGTTTAATATTTAA
- a CDS encoding RagB/SusD family nutrient uptake outer membrane protein, with protein MKQNIVKLFCALSLMGGFASCTDYLDKSPDSTVSADQAFKNFTNFQGYVEEMYNCIPNKESNGWCTTFNWGEDEIMNTGLGDSHVTAHFDLGDYRNWYTNNQSFLFRPKSGDPGTFLDPTSTNKFAHSLEHAWYCIRKCNLGLANLDKMTDCTQEEKNIIKGQLLFFRAWWHEEMMEFFGGMPYVDTVLDGSQTLTLPRLSFQECAKRCAEDFRAAADLLPNDWDKTTTGKKTLGKNDLRITKVCALGYMGKVLLWAASPLNNLGAELGASKNGDTYKYNVELAAQAADALGEALSEVNSGKTPYALAEYKYSNIYDHEAADGSSSNFSDIFRTTGQGWKQPGSTEAILRAPYIGANGSNWNFTKLWGIKMNGIVEHDALIHQPTANYVNYYGMANGLPLDDPESGFDPKHPFKNRDPRFYHDIVFDGFQYINTTIAKEDPDYQFKYVQMYSGSNLRSSSANGCRTGYYCQKLVPHQANKYDGMYNWGGALQCDLPYMRLADIYLMYAEAGAAAQGATYKSSKCNLTAEDAINVLRDRVEAGHVAAKFAADQHKFMDEVRRERAVELAFEGFRWNDLQRWLLLTEYPYNIKTSQEFKRVGDYDFTKNDPRDAEVTGWSEKTIVTRDFTEKHYLLPLKEDDVYLYPEFGQNPGW; from the coding sequence ATGAAACAAAATATAGTAAAACTTTTTTGTGCGCTGAGTCTCATGGGTGGATTCGCTTCTTGTACAGATTATCTGGACAAGAGTCCTGATTCTACCGTGAGTGCTGACCAGGCGTTCAAGAACTTCACCAATTTCCAGGGTTATGTAGAGGAAATGTACAACTGTATCCCTAACAAGGAGTCAAACGGATGGTGTACTACTTTTAACTGGGGTGAAGATGAAATTATGAATACAGGTTTGGGTGATAGCCATGTAACAGCCCATTTTGATTTGGGAGACTATCGTAACTGGTACACCAATAACCAGAGTTTCTTGTTCCGACCAAAGAGTGGTGATCCAGGTACCTTTCTAGACCCAACTTCTACCAACAAGTTTGCACATTCTTTGGAGCATGCATGGTATTGCATTCGTAAGTGTAATCTAGGTCTTGCGAATCTGGACAAGATGACAGACTGTACTCAGGAAGAGAAGAACATCATCAAGGGTCAATTGCTCTTCTTCCGTGCTTGGTGGCATGAGGAGATGATGGAATTCTTTGGTGGTATGCCATACGTAGATACCGTATTGGATGGTAGCCAGACATTGACATTGCCTCGTCTCTCTTTCCAAGAGTGTGCTAAGAGATGTGCTGAAGACTTTAGAGCTGCAGCCGATCTTCTGCCAAACGATTGGGATAAGACCACAACTGGTAAGAAAACATTAGGCAAAAACGACCTTCGCATCACCAAGGTTTGTGCCTTAGGCTATATGGGCAAGGTGCTTCTTTGGGCTGCTTCTCCATTGAATAACCTTGGTGCAGAGTTAGGTGCTTCTAAGAATGGCGATACCTATAAGTATAATGTAGAGTTGGCTGCTCAGGCTGCCGATGCTTTGGGTGAGGCTCTTTCTGAGGTAAACTCAGGAAAGACTCCTTATGCTTTGGCTGAGTATAAATATTCTAATATTTATGATCATGAGGCTGCCGATGGTTCTTCTTCCAACTTCTCTGACATCTTCCGTACAACAGGACAGGGTTGGAAACAGCCTGGTTCTACCGAGGCCATCCTGCGTGCTCCTTATATTGGTGCGAATGGTTCTAACTGGAACTTTACCAAGCTTTGGGGTATCAAGATGAATGGTATTGTGGAGCATGATGCTTTGATTCATCAGCCTACCGCCAACTATGTTAATTATTATGGTATGGCAAATGGTCTTCCATTGGATGACCCAGAGTCTGGTTTCGATCCAAAGCATCCGTTCAAGAATCGTGATCCACGTTTCTATCACGACATCGTGTTTGATGGATTCCAATACATCAATACAACGATTGCCAAGGAGGATCCTGATTATCAGTTCAAGTATGTTCAGATGTATTCTGGCAGTAATTTGCGCAGTTCTTCTGCTAATGGTTGCCGTACTGGTTATTACTGCCAGAAGTTGGTTCCTCATCAGGCTAACAAATATGATGGTATGTACAACTGGGGTGGTGCTTTGCAGTGCGATTTGCCTTATATGCGTCTTGCCGACATCTACTTGATGTATGCTGAGGCTGGTGCAGCCGCTCAGGGTGCAACCTATAAGAGCAGCAAATGTAATCTGACAGCAGAAGATGCCATCAATGTACTTCGTGATCGTGTAGAGGCAGGTCATGTGGCTGCTAAATTTGCTGCTGATCAGCATAAGTTTATGGACGAGGTTCGTCGTGAGCGTGCCGTTGAGCTGGCTTTCGAGGGCTTCCGTTGGAACGACTTGCAGCGTTGGTTGCTCCTTACCGAATATCCTTACAACATCAAGACTTCACAGGAGTTTAAGCGTGTAGGCGATTATGACTTCACCAAGAACGACCCACGTGACGCTGAGGTAACAGGATGGAGTGAGAAGACCATCGTAACTCGTGATTTCACAGAGAAGCATTATCTCTTGCCACTCAAGGAAGACGATGTCTACTTGTATCCAGAGTTCGGACAGAATCCAGGATGGTAA